In Mixophyes fleayi isolate aMixFle1 chromosome 11, aMixFle1.hap1, whole genome shotgun sequence, one DNA window encodes the following:
- the RPS25 gene encoding small ribosomal subunit protein eS25, with product MPPKDDKKKKDAGKSAKKDKDPVNKSGGKAKKKKWSKGKVRDKLNNLVLFDKATYEKLCKEVPNYKLITPAVVSERLKIRGSLARAALQELLNKGLIKLVSKHRAQVIYTRNTKGGDAPPGTEEA from the exons ATG CCACCTAAAGACGATAAGAAGAAGAAGGATGCGGGCAAGTCCGCCAAGAAGGACAAGGACCCCGTCAATAAGTCTGGGGGCAAGGCcaagaagaag AAGTGGTCTAAGGGGAAAGTGAGGGACAAGCTGAACAATCTAGTGCTGTTTGACAAGGCCACATATGAGAAGCTGTGTAAAGAAGTCCCCAACTACAAGCTCATCACTCCAGCTGTGGTGTCTGAAAGGCTAAAGATTAGAGgctcactggccagagctgcccTCCAGGAGCTGCTTAACAAAg GCCTGATTAAGCTGGTATCCAAACACAGAGCACAGGTTATTTACACTAGAAATACCAAGGGAGGTGATGCACCACCAGGAACTGAGGAAGCATAA